A stretch of the Nothobranchius furzeri strain GRZ-AD chromosome 5, NfurGRZ-RIMD1, whole genome shotgun sequence genome encodes the following:
- the LOC107378787 gene encoding E3 ubiquitin-protein ligase rnf146, with product MASCGEVDHSVGSLPSSKKGSNGGGGSGNSADSSCSGSSSSSPALSVPECAICLQSCVHPVQLPCHHVFCFLCVKGASWQSKRCALCRQEVPDDFLERPTLLSPEELKASAGGRGGAASDHAWYYEGRNGWWQYDERTSRELEDAFSKGKKTAEMLIAGFLYVADLENMVQYRRNEHGRRRKMKRDILDIPKKGVAGLRLDSEAVIGPASRGNSADGADASVAGLQQQATVAPPAVMAPSASARPPTSLGGQPGTSSSPSLEDALSHLEITPRPKPSDNRAEAGEGEGEDEEEETSPSRSSDPHTSVESGSGDWSDDEEEEGGDVELWEDWPRRRRLTPEDRAPPRAESASPPPSSSSSGRSRMPDGQCTVTEV from the coding sequence ATGGCTAGTTGTGGAGAGGTCGACCACTCTGTTGGCTCACTTCCTTCTAGTAAGAAAGGCAGCAACGGCGGCGGTGGAAGCGGGAACAGCGCAGACTCGTCGTGCTCTGGCTCCAGCAGCTCATCCCCAGCTCTGTCGGTGCCAGAATGTGCCATCTGTCTGCAGAGCTGTGTCCACCCTGTCCAACTGCCGTGCCACCATGTCTTCTGCTTCCTGTGTGTGAAGGGAGCGTCCTGGCAGAGTAAACGCTGTGCCCTCTGCAGACAGGAAGTGCCGGACGACTTCTTGGAAAGACCCACCCttctttccccggaggagctgaagGCTTCGGCAGGAGGTCGGGGTGGGGCAGCGAGCGACCACGCGTGGTACTACGAGGGCCGTAATGGTTGGTGGCAGTATGATGAGCGAACCAGCCGCGAGCTGGAGGATGCTTTCTCTAAGGGGAAGAAGACGGCTGAGATGCTGATAGCAGGGTTTTTGTACGTAGCTGACTTGGAGAACATGGTGCAGTATCGGCGCAACGAGCACGGCCGTAGACGCAAGATGAAGAGGGACATTTTGGACATTCCCAAGAAAGGGGTTGCTGGACTGCGGTTGGACTCTGAGGCCGTTATCGGGCCAGCGAGTCGTGGAAATTCGGCAGATGGGGCCGATGCCTCAGTAGCAGGTTTACAACAGCAGGCCACAGTCGCCCCCCCCGCTGTTATGGCCCCCTCGGCTTCTGCCCGGCCTCCCACCTCTCTCGGGGGTCAGCCCGGCACCAGTTCTAGCCCCTCTCTAGAGGACGCTCTATCTCATCTGGAAATCACCCCCAGGCCCAAGCCTTCTGACAATCGAGCCGAGGCTGGGGAAGGAGAGGGGGAAGACGAGGAGGAGGAGACATCACCCTCCCGGTCTTCTGACCCTCACACCTCCGTGGAGTCTGGCTCTGGAGACTGGAGCGAcgatgaggaagaggagggaggggatGTGGAGCTTTGGGAGGACTGGCCACGGAGACGAAGACTGACTCCAGAGGACAGAGCCCCCCCTCGTGCCGAGTCTGCCTCCCCCCCTCCGTCATCCAGCAGCAGCGGCAGGTCCAGAATGCCTGATGGCCAGTGTACAGTGACTGAGGTGTGA
- the LOC107378788 gene encoding malate dehydrogenase, mitochondrial, whose translation MFSRAVRPTASLARSLSTSAHNNAKVAVLGASGGIGQPLSLLLKNSPLVSRLSLYDIAHTPGVAADLSHIETRAQVTGYIGPDQLDAALRGCDVVVIPAGVPRKPGMTRDDLFNTNATIVATLADACARTCPEAMICVIANPVNSTIPITSEIMKKHGVYNPNRVFGVTTLDIVRANTFVAELKGLDPARVNVPVIGGHAGKTIIPLISQCTPKVEFPADQLTALTERIQEAGTEVVKAKAGAGSATLSMAYAGARFTFSVLDAMNGKEGVVECAFVRSEETECKYFSTPLLLGKNGIEKNLGLGKLSAFEEKLVADAIGELKASIKKGEDFAANMK comes from the coding sequence ATGTTTTCCCGCGCCGTGAGACCCACCGCGAGCCTCGCTCGAAGCCTGTCTACTTCCGCGCACAACAACGCCAAAGTGGCGGTGCTAGGGGCTTCAGGCGGGATAGGCCAGCCGCTGTCCCTGCTGCTCAAGAACAGCCCTCTGGTGAGTCGCCTCTCCCTGTATGATATCGCTCACACACCCGGGGTGGCGGCGGATCTCAGCCACATCGAGACCAGGGCCCAGGTGACCGGCTACATAGGCCCAGACCAGCTCGACGCTGCTCTGCGGGGCTGTGACGTGGTGGTCATCCCCGCCGGCGTGCCCAGGAAACCCGGTATGACCCGCGATGACCTGTTCAACACCAACGCCACCATCGTAGCCACCTTGGCCGACGCCTGCGCCCGCACCTGCCCCGAAGCCATGATTTGTGTCATCGCCAACCCCGTGAACTCAACTATCCCCATTACATCAGAGATCATGAAGAAGCATGGTGTGTACAATCCCAACAGAGTGTTTGGTGTCACGACCTTGGACATTGTCAGAGCTAACACCTTTGTGGCTGAGCTCAAAGGTCTAGATCCAGCTCGGGTCAATGTCCCAGTCATTGGTGGTCATGCTGGGAAGACCATCATCCCGCTGATTTCCCAGTGTACACCCAAAGTAGAGTTTCCTGCTGACCAGCTGACTGCCCTCACAGAAAGAATCCAGGAGGCCGGCACAGAAGTGGTGAAAGCCAAGGCGGGAGCAGGATCTGCCACCCTCTCCATGGCTTATGCGGGTGCCCGATTTACCTTCTCAGTCCTGGATGCCATGAATGGAAAAGAAGGTGTGGTGGAGTGCGCCTTTGTCAGGTCTGAGGAGACGGAGTGCAAGTATTTCTCCACGCCTCTCCTTCTGGGCAAGAACGGCATTGAGAAGAACCTTGGGCTGGGGAAGTTGTCAGCCTTTGAGGAGAAGC